The following are encoded in a window of Brevibacillus ruminantium genomic DNA:
- the purM gene encoding phosphoribosylformylglycinamidine cyclo-ligase — MSDAYKQAGVDIEAGNQAVERMKKHVKRTFRPEVLTDLGGFGALFRLDTSKYKKPVLVSGTDGVGTKLKLAFAMDKHDTIGIDAVAMCVNDVVVQGAEPLFFLDYLACDKVIPEKIEAIVKGIADGCAQAGCSLIGGETAEMPGMYAEGEYDIAGFTVGVADEDKLITGATVQPGDVLLGIASSGVHSNGFSLVRKVLLADRGLSLTEHVEALGKSLGEELLTPTRIYVKQILALLEAVRVKAMAHITGGGFTENIPRVLPEGTEAVVDLGSWPVLPIFTLVQEAGNISMEDMYRTFNMGIGMVVVVAQEDAQRAMETLKQQGEQVYQIGSIRTGERKVAYNGVAK; from the coding sequence ATGAGTGATGCTTACAAGCAAGCGGGAGTCGATATCGAAGCGGGCAATCAGGCCGTCGAACGCATGAAAAAGCATGTGAAGCGGACGTTCCGTCCAGAGGTGCTCACCGACCTGGGCGGATTTGGCGCCCTGTTTCGTCTGGATACCAGCAAGTACAAAAAGCCTGTGCTCGTCTCTGGCACGGACGGAGTCGGCACCAAGCTGAAGCTTGCTTTTGCCATGGACAAACACGATACGATCGGAATCGATGCTGTGGCGATGTGTGTCAACGACGTGGTCGTACAGGGCGCAGAACCGCTGTTTTTCCTCGATTATCTGGCTTGTGACAAAGTGATACCGGAAAAAATCGAAGCGATTGTCAAAGGAATCGCCGACGGGTGTGCCCAGGCAGGCTGCTCGCTGATCGGCGGCGAGACAGCGGAAATGCCCGGCATGTATGCCGAAGGGGAGTATGACATTGCCGGCTTTACCGTGGGTGTGGCAGACGAAGACAAGCTGATTACGGGTGCGACTGTGCAGCCGGGTGACGTTTTGCTCGGCATCGCCTCCAGCGGCGTGCACAGCAACGGGTTCTCACTGGTTCGCAAGGTGCTGCTCGCGGATCGTGGCCTTTCTCTCACGGAGCATGTGGAAGCGCTGGGCAAGTCGCTGGGAGAAGAGCTGCTGACCCCGACGCGGATTTATGTGAAGCAAATTCTCGCGCTGCTGGAAGCCGTTAGGGTAAAGGCCATGGCGCATATTACCGGAGGCGGCTTTACGGAGAATATTCCGCGTGTCCTGCCGGAGGGGACGGAAGCTGTAGTTGACCTGGGCAGTTGGCCTGTTCTGCCGATTTTCACGCTGGTGCAGGAGGCAGGAAACATTTCCATGGAGGATATGTACCGCACTTTTAATATGGGCATCGGCATGGTTGTAGTCGTAGCGCAGGAGGATGCGCAGCGGGCGATGGAAACGCTGAAGCAGCAGGGCGAGCAGGTGTACCAGATCGGTTCCATTCGCACCGGCGAGCGGAAAGTCGCATACAACGGGGTGGCGAAGTGA
- the purN gene encoding phosphoribosylglycinamide formyltransferase, which yields MKRIAIFSSGNGSNFEAVAEAVRNGRLADAEVSLLVCDKPGAGVLERAKRFEIDTFVFDPKAYPDKAAFERQIVAELQRREVSLIVLAGYMRLVGETLLQAYEGRMINLHPSLLPAFPGKDAVGQALSYGVKITGVTVHMVDAGLDTGPIIAQIPVEVSEQDTTESLSQRIHQVEHGLLVAVIDKLLAGRVRLDGNRVQIDS from the coding sequence GTGAAACGCATAGCCATATTCTCCTCGGGAAACGGCTCCAATTTTGAGGCGGTTGCGGAAGCGGTGAGAAACGGCAGACTGGCAGATGCCGAGGTCTCGCTGTTGGTCTGTGACAAGCCGGGGGCGGGAGTATTGGAAAGAGCGAAGCGGTTTGAGATCGATACGTTCGTTTTCGATCCCAAAGCGTACCCGGACAAGGCGGCTTTTGAACGGCAAATCGTTGCGGAGCTGCAGCGGCGTGAGGTTTCGTTGATCGTCCTGGCAGGCTATATGCGGCTGGTGGGAGAGACACTGCTGCAAGCCTACGAAGGGCGGATGATCAATCTCCATCCGTCGCTTCTGCCCGCCTTTCCAGGCAAGGATGCCGTCGGGCAGGCACTCTCCTACGGGGTAAAGATAACGGGGGTAACGGTGCATATGGTTGATGCGGGGCTGGATACCGGCCCGATCATCGCGCAGATTCCCGTAGAGGTGTCTGAGCAGGATACCACGGAGTCCTTGAGTCAGCGGATTCATCAAGTGGAGCATGGATTGCTGGTAGCTGTTATCGACAAGCTACTTGCCGGAAGAGTAAGGTTGGATGGAAACCGGGTACAAATCGACAGTTAA
- a CDS encoding sigma-70 family RNA polymerase sigma factor, with translation MSISDENLTAELKKRNPAALEYAMNLYGKHVYALAHRIMGGMGKREDIEECVSDVFITAWKKIGEFDESKGSWRTWLLILAKYKALDYRRALQRRAKAPSPDDPPAQMPVEDVVISRERSAEIVRLVDSLSEPDRTIFIRRYFSYESMETIATAMGLTKRAVENRLFRTRQILKQQLQPEGGEDSHETY, from the coding sequence ATGAGCATCAGCGACGAGAACCTGACAGCTGAACTGAAAAAGCGAAACCCTGCGGCGTTGGAATATGCGATGAATCTGTACGGCAAACACGTCTATGCTCTGGCTCACCGCATTATGGGCGGGATGGGAAAGCGAGAAGATATCGAAGAGTGTGTCAGTGATGTCTTTATCACCGCGTGGAAAAAGATCGGGGAGTTTGATGAAAGCAAAGGATCATGGAGAACCTGGCTTCTGATCCTGGCCAAGTACAAAGCTTTGGACTACCGGCGCGCTCTTCAGAGGCGGGCTAAAGCTCCCTCGCCAGACGATCCGCCCGCTCAGATGCCTGTAGAGGATGTGGTCATTTCCCGGGAACGCTCTGCCGAGATTGTCCGGTTGGTAGACAGCTTGTCCGAACCAGACCGAACCATTTTTATCAGACGATATTTTTCTTATGAGTCGATGGAAACAATCGCAACCGCGATGGGCTTGACGAAAAGGGCTGTAGAAAACAGGCTTTTTCGCACCCGACAAATCCTGAAACAGCAGCTTCAGCCTGAGGGAGGGGAGGATTCGCATGAGACATATTGA
- a CDS encoding SRPBCC family protein translates to MDKIIHKSVRLSCQPEQAFQFFTKSEHLANWLTNAAEVEPVVGGKYELFWAPDDRENDSTIGCKILALEPGKLLVFEWKGTRQFASLMNEVRPLTQVVISFLPDGDGTNIQLIHNGWGATAEWEAARAWFEMAWNMAFAGLEKYVNAQPVEKCCE, encoded by the coding sequence ATGGACAAGATCATACACAAAAGCGTAAGACTATCCTGTCAACCTGAGCAAGCATTTCAGTTCTTTACAAAAAGTGAGCATTTGGCCAACTGGCTGACCAACGCGGCAGAAGTGGAGCCGGTAGTCGGCGGAAAATATGAATTGTTCTGGGCGCCTGATGATCGTGAAAATGACAGCACCATCGGTTGCAAGATATTGGCGCTGGAACCGGGCAAGCTTCTGGTTTTTGAGTGGAAAGGGACCAGACAGTTTGCTTCCCTGATGAACGAGGTTCGACCGCTGACACAAGTGGTCATTTCGTTTTTGCCTGACGGGGATGGAACGAACATTCAGCTGATTCACAATGGCTGGGGAGCGACAGCGGAATGGGAGGCCGCGCGCGCCTGGTTTGAAATGGCATGGAACATGGCGTTCGCGGGTCTGGAAAAGTACGTCAATGCCCAGCCCGTTGAGAAATGCTGTGAATAA
- the purH gene encoding bifunctional phosphoribosylaminoimidazolecarboxamide formyltransferase/IMP cyclohydrolase produces MSVKKALISVSDKTGLVPFARRLAAAGVEIISTGGTAALLKEAGIPVIGISDVTGFPEIMDGRVKTLHPNIHGGLLAVRDNESHLQQLKELNIETIDLVVVNLYPFKETIAKPGVTYAEAIENIDIGGPTMLRSAAKNHQFVTVVVDAADYEQVSSEIEASGDTLLETRRRLAAKVFRHTAAYDALIAQYLNQVVGEVFPENLTVTYEKVQDLRYGENPHQRAAFYQEPLSRGAAVSEAEQLHGKELSYNNINDADAAVAIVREFTEPAVVAIKHSNPCGVGIGKDVQAAYQKAYEADPVSIFGGIVAANRPIDKETALLMKETFLEIILAPDFSQEALDILMEKKNLRLLRLPNLSSAQEEAAVLRIAPVAGGALVQDYDFKQLADDEIRVVTDRKPTAEELAQLKFAWRVVKHVKSNAIVLAADNMTIGVGAGQMNRVGAAKIAIEQAAEKGRGAVLASDAFFPMSDTVEAAAAAGITAIIQPGGSVRDQDSIDACNRFGIAMVFTGVRHFKH; encoded by the coding sequence GTGAGTGTGAAAAAAGCACTGATTAGCGTTTCGGACAAGACTGGATTGGTTCCTTTTGCTCGTCGCCTGGCTGCTGCCGGGGTTGAGATCATCTCTACCGGTGGGACGGCTGCTCTCCTCAAGGAAGCGGGTATTCCCGTGATTGGTATTTCCGATGTAACCGGTTTTCCAGAAATCATGGACGGACGTGTCAAAACGCTTCATCCGAATATTCATGGTGGCCTCTTGGCTGTACGCGACAACGAGTCGCATCTTCAGCAGTTGAAAGAATTGAACATCGAGACGATTGACCTGGTGGTTGTCAATCTGTATCCGTTTAAGGAGACGATTGCAAAGCCGGGTGTTACGTATGCCGAAGCGATTGAAAATATTGATATCGGCGGACCGACTATGCTTCGGTCAGCGGCCAAGAATCACCAATTCGTCACCGTCGTCGTGGATGCAGCAGACTACGAACAGGTGTCCAGCGAAATCGAGGCATCCGGTGACACCCTTTTGGAAACCCGTCGTCGTTTGGCAGCCAAGGTATTCCGCCACACAGCTGCTTACGATGCACTGATCGCGCAATACTTGAATCAAGTGGTCGGAGAAGTGTTTCCGGAAAACCTGACCGTCACTTATGAGAAGGTACAGGATTTGCGGTATGGGGAAAATCCTCATCAGCGTGCCGCTTTTTATCAGGAGCCTTTGAGCAGGGGGGCAGCCGTTTCGGAGGCTGAACAGCTGCATGGCAAAGAGCTTTCCTATAATAATATCAACGATGCAGACGCTGCTGTTGCCATTGTTCGTGAATTCACAGAGCCGGCTGTCGTGGCCATCAAGCATTCCAATCCTTGTGGTGTGGGCATCGGAAAAGATGTACAGGCAGCGTACCAAAAAGCGTATGAAGCAGATCCCGTCTCGATTTTTGGGGGAATTGTGGCAGCCAACCGCCCGATTGACAAGGAAACCGCACTTCTGATGAAGGAGACCTTTCTGGAAATCATCCTGGCTCCCGATTTTAGTCAGGAGGCGCTGGATATCCTGATGGAGAAGAAGAATCTGCGTCTTTTGCGCCTGCCCAATCTGTCGTCTGCCCAAGAGGAAGCTGCCGTTCTGCGAATCGCTCCTGTTGCGGGCGGAGCACTGGTGCAGGATTATGATTTCAAACAGCTCGCCGATGATGAGATTCGCGTCGTCACGGATCGAAAGCCGACGGCGGAAGAGCTGGCACAGCTCAAATTTGCCTGGAGGGTGGTCAAGCACGTCAAATCCAATGCCATCGTACTGGCAGCAGACAACATGACGATTGGCGTCGGGGCTGGACAGATGAATCGGGTCGGTGCGGCCAAGATCGCCATCGAACAGGCTGCGGAAAAAGGGCGGGGCGCTGTGCTTGCCTCGGATGCCTTTTTCCCGATGTCCGATACCGTGGAGGCGGCTGCTGCAGCAGGGATTACCGCGATTATCCAGCCGGGCGGGTCAGTCCGGGATCAGGATTCAATCGATGCGTGTAACCGATTTGGGATTGCCATGGTCTTTACAGGTGTGCGACACTTTAAGCATTAG